One window of Patescibacteria group bacterium genomic DNA carries:
- the priA gene encoding primosomal protein N' → MKPKIAQIIPFVRLTRSLNFFDYIIPEELRSEIKVGQLVEIPFRNKMVKGVILGLAESSKYESIKLKQISKIVEPIPLLATWQITLIKDLSQYYFVSMATILKMLIPEIPKKVRLSRKKILQELNFLSAPKSEIALEQFYNSAKPILLRCYKFEDKIGAYLALIKKVLKQDKQIVIIAPTLNELNKIYQYLGDFKEEVSVFLNDLPKNKYYYEWLRIKNSQAKIILGTRSAIFAPFKNLDLIIIDEEDNENHKQEEPNPRYNVKTIALKLQKLIIAKVIFTARTPSMASLHNVALKEWQFYEINKPKDWPKIKIIDRQIEFKKGNYSIFSEELLKCIEYNLKRAQRIFLFLNRKGLATVLSCKDCGYLANCPTCKLPLTCQVSKELVCHHCNYKQDIFLFCPQCKSPNIKITGTGTAKVELEISKLFPQARVLKLDIDSPLNNKKIADYDIIIGTQYAFDYLNWKEINLACALNADTLLYLPDYRSAEKTFNLLAGLAISMADPKKEFLVQTFSADNYIFYDLPALDYKTFYKKEITERQDLHYPPVAKLVKLIYQSIEFNGGQAEINKVYRELVSKVDINKVIINPPLLAYTQQVRGRFRWQIIIKLLELDLKLDFLNDLPEDVIIDVEPENLL, encoded by the coding sequence CTACGGTCAGAAATAAAAGTCGGACAATTAGTAGAAATCCCCTTTAGAAACAAGATGGTTAAAGGGGTTATTTTAGGTTTAGCAGAAAGTTCAAAGTATGAAAGTATAAAGTTAAAACAGATTTCTAAAATAGTTGAACCTATTCCCCTTTTGGCCACTTGGCAAATTACTTTAATTAAAGATTTATCGCAATATTATTTTGTTTCCATGGCTACTATTTTGAAAATGCTGATTCCTGAAATTCCTAAAAAAGTAAGATTAAGTCGTAAGAAAATTTTACAAGAATTAAATTTTTTATCTGCGCCAAAATCAGAAATTGCGCTTGAACAATTTTATAATTCTGCCAAACCAATTTTGTTACGCTGTTATAAATTTGAGGATAAAATTGGAGCTTATCTTGCTTTGATTAAAAAGGTTTTAAAACAAGATAAGCAGATTGTAATTATTGCGCCGACCCTAAACGAACTAAATAAAATTTATCAATATTTGGGTGATTTTAAAGAAGAAGTTTCCGTGTTTTTAAATGATTTGCCAAAAAACAAATATTATTATGAATGGCTGAGGATTAAAAATAGCCAGGCAAAAATTATTTTAGGCACGCGCAGCGCAATTTTTGCGCCATTTAAAAATTTAGACTTAATTATTATTGACGAAGAAGATAATGAAAATCACAAGCAGGAAGAGCCTAATCCGCGTTATAATGTAAAAACAATTGCCTTAAAATTACAGAAACTAATTATAGCAAAAGTCATTTTTACTGCCAGAACCCCATCAATGGCTAGTTTGCATAACGTCGCTCTTAAAGAATGGCAATTTTATGAAATCAATAAGCCAAAAGACTGGCCAAAAATAAAAATAATAGACCGACAGATTGAATTTAAAAAAGGTAATTATTCTATATTTAGCGAGGAACTTTTAAAATGCATTGAGTATAATCTAAAGCGCGCTCAAAGAATATTTTTATTTTTAAATCGTAAAGGTTTAGCCACGGTTTTGTCCTGCAAAGATTGCGGATATTTGGCAAACTGCCCCACATGCAAACTGCCTTTGACTTGCCAGGTTAGCAAAGAATTAGTCTGCCATCACTGCAATTATAAACAAGATATTTTTCTATTTTGTCCGCAGTGCAAAAGCCCAAATATAAAAATTACTGGGACTGGCACAGCCAAGGTGGAATTAGAGATAAGTAAATTGTTTCCCCAAGCCAGAGTTTTAAAACTAGACATTGACAGCCCTTTGAATAATAAAAAGATTGCTGATTATGATATTATTATTGGCACCCAATATGCCTTTGATTATTTAAATTGGAAGGAAATAAATTTAGCCTGCGCTTTAAATGCAGATACGTTGCTTTATTTGCCAGATTATCGCAGTGCTGAAAAAACATTTAATCTTTTAGCTGGACTGGCAATATCTATGGCAGATCCCAAAAAAGAATTTTTGGTTCAGACTTTCTCAGCAGATAATTATATTTTTTATGACTTGCCTGCGCTTGATTATAAAACATTTTATAAAAAAGAAATTACTGAACGCCAAGATTTACATTATCCGCCTGTGGCAAAGCTAGTAAAATTAATTTACCAAAGCATTGAATTTAACGGCGGCCAAGCAGAAATAAATAAAGTCTATAGAGAATTAGTTTCAAAAGTTGATATAAATAAAGTTATTATTAATCCCCCGCTTTTAGCTTATACTCAGCAGGTTCGCGGCCGTTTTCGCTGGCAAATTATTATTAAGCTATTAGAGCTGGATCTGAAATTAGATTTTTTGAATGATTTGCCTGAGGATGTGATAATTGATGTTGAACCGGAAAATCTGCTATAA
- a CDS encoding NYN domain-containing protein: MRLAIAIDMPNFSGMTRAIGHNIDLKAFLKHISHGKGNKKEIVMAYVFYDAPRNAPQKNDFLHFLEEELNFEIIFTPYKSYAPACPIEKTGKSRTDNYISVKMAGHLYKNEFDHLILVSGDSDYEPLVRACLGEGKTVEVWATKFTMANDIKRIAEIHFFEDHKHMHIKQKHQKNAA, from the coding sequence ATGAGGCTAGCAATAGCGATTGACATGCCTAATTTTTCTGGCATGACCAGAGCCATTGGCCATAATATTGATTTAAAAGCATTTTTAAAGCATATTTCACATGGCAAAGGCAATAAAAAGGAAATTGTCATGGCCTATGTTTTTTACGATGCACCGCGTAATGCTCCTCAAAAAAACGATTTCCTTCATTTTTTGGAGGAGGAATTAAACTTTGAAATAATTTTTACACCGTATAAAAGTTACGCGCCTGCTTGCCCGATTGAAAAAACCGGCAAAAGCAGGACTGACAATTATATTTCTGTAAAAATGGCCGGGCATTTATACAAGAATGAATTTGATCATTTAATCTTGGTCTCGGGCGACTCTGATTATGAACCTCTTGTACGCGCCTGTCTGGGAGAAGGCAAAACGGTTGAGGTTTGGGCTACAAAATTTACCATGGCCAATGACATCAAGAGAATTGCAGAAATACATTTTTTTGAAGATCACAAACATATGCACATCAAGCAAAAACATCAAAAAAACGCTGCCTAA
- the def gene encoding peptide deformylase: protein MSSLKLIKVPNPILRQKAQEINKITPAIKQLILDMGQSMKENKGVGLAAPQIGQSIRLCVISTEQGPLALINPQITRKSLRKEAEEEGCLSCPGVWGLVKRSKVIYVKALNQDGKDIKFRAEGLFARVIQHEVDHLAGVLIIDKFENKKKR, encoded by the coding sequence ATGTCAAGCCTTAAGCTAATCAAAGTGCCGAATCCAATTTTACGGCAAAAAGCCCAAGAAATTAATAAAATTACACCTGCAATCAAGCAGCTTATTTTAGATATGGGGCAATCAATGAAAGAAAATAAGGGTGTTGGCTTGGCTGCGCCACAAATCGGCCAAAGCATACGTTTATGTGTAATTAGCACAGAACAAGGGCCATTAGCTCTAATTAATCCACAAATAACCCGGAAATCTTTGAGAAAAGAAGCTGAAGAAGAAGGTTGTTTAAGTTGTCCGGGTGTCTGGGGCTTGGTTAAACGCTCTAAGGTTATTTATGTTAAAGCTTTAAACCAAGACGGCAAGGACATTAAATTCAGGGCTGAAGGCTTATTTGCCCGTGTTATTCAACATGAAGTTGATCATTTGGCTGGTGTTTTGATAATTGATAAATTTGAAAATAAAAAAAAGAGGTAA
- the fmt gene encoding methionyl-tRNA formyltransferase produces MSIDLKKIKVIFMGTPEFSAPILNVLIENYNVMAVVTQPDKKVGRKQILTASPIKQIALANQIDVLQPDKIKGNTGFIQKVKALEPDLIIIAAYGLILPKEILDMPKYKVINVHASLLPKYRGASPIQAAILNGDKETGVTIMLVNEKMDEGDILTQEKVKIMPEETSESLHAKLSVLGTKLLMETLPKWLDKEIRPQKQDDSQATYCKLISKEDGQINWQKSALEIERQVRALNPWPGTWANWNSKKLKILKSKIYEVDKAGEVGEVFKLNNGLGVYCGQNALEILELQLEGKKPMTAKEFLNGYPGIIGATLI; encoded by the coding sequence ATGTCAATAGATTTAAAGAAAATTAAAGTAATTTTTATGGGTACGCCGGAGTTTAGCGCGCCTATTTTAAATGTTTTAATTGAAAATTATAATGTTATGGCTGTCGTAACACAGCCTGATAAAAAAGTCGGGCGTAAACAAATTTTAACAGCTTCTCCGATAAAACAAATTGCTTTGGCAAATCAGATTGATGTTTTACAACCAGATAAAATAAAGGGTAATACAGGATTTATTCAAAAAGTAAAAGCATTAGAGCCTGATTTAATTATTATTGCTGCCTATGGTTTAATTTTGCCAAAAGAAATTTTAGACATGCCTAAATATAAAGTAATTAATGTCCATGCTTCGCTTTTACCAAAATATCGCGGTGCTTCCCCTATTCAAGCAGCGATTTTAAATGGTGACAAAGAAACTGGCGTGACTATTATGTTGGTTAATGAAAAAATGGATGAAGGCGACATTTTAACTCAGGAAAAGGTCAAAATAATGCCTGAGGAAACTTCCGAATCTTTACATGCTAAACTTTCAGTCTTGGGTACAAAATTATTAATGGAAACTTTGCCTAAATGGTTAGATAAGGAAATTAGACCTCAAAAACAAGATGACAGCCAGGCAACTTATTGTAAATTAATTTCTAAAGAAGATGGCCAGATTAATTGGCAAAAATCTGCGCTTGAAATTGAGCGTCAGGTGCGGGCTTTAAATCCTTGGCCGGGAACCTGGGCTAATTGGAATTCTAAAAAATTGAAGATTTTAAAGTCAAAAATTTATGAAGTTGATAAGGCTGGCGAGGTTGGCGAGGTTTTTAAACTTAATAATGGTCTGGGAGTTTATTGCGGTCAAAATGCTTTAGAAATTTTAGAACTTCAGCTGGAAGGTAAAAAGCCCATGACAGCCAAGGAATTTTTAAATGGGTACCCGGGTATTATTGGCGCCACTTTAATTTAA
- a CDS encoding CxxC-x17-CxxC domain-containing protein, translating into MAYSNFRDDNQAPRPMFDVTDMGLKCAECGVDITSLPFKPSPDRPVYCRDCNRNRRKSFRRF; encoded by the coding sequence ATGGCTTATTCTAATTTTCGTGATGATAACCAAGCTCCTAGACCAATGTTTGATGTAACTGATATGGGTTTGAAATGCGCTGAATGTGGTGTTGATATTACTTCACTTCCATTCAAACCATCTCCAGACCGACCAGTTTATTGCAGAGATTGCAATAGAAACAGACGCAAAAGTTTTCGCAGATTTTAA
- a CDS encoding DNA polymerase IV translates to MANFILHIDMNSYFASVEQQANPFYRGKPVGVCAYLSPKGCIIASSKEAKKVGIKTGCLVSEAKKLYTKVILVENEPAKYRSTTEKIFKILSDYTERIEPYSIDEAFLDLTGYIKNWQQVEKIATEIKNRIKKEVGDWLTCSIGISWTRFLAKFGSDICEKDNYLLIDSIKKMELIFSQVKITEAWGIKQRMERRLNQLGIYTLLDLKNFPVANIMQALGKPGYYLWANANGVEIEGVRTEEEILPKSIGHSYCIPKQTNDLKYLSAVLMKLCEKTGRRLRESGLEARGICSGYSLKYGGGFFKSHKTAETLFTTEEIFQAAYSLILQNPPKTKVYMLAVSVTRLQSLTGQLNLFYKAKDKNLSIALDRINDKFGEYTVFCGRMWGLGDQAHDRIGFRKSVAMQDKPELTHYETE, encoded by the coding sequence ATGGCCAATTTCATCCTCCACATTGATATGAATTCCTATTTTGCCTCTGTTGAACAGCAGGCCAATCCTTTTTATCGCGGAAAGCCTGTTGGTGTCTGCGCGTATTTGAGTCCCAAGGGCTGTATTATTGCCTCATCCAAAGAAGCCAAAAAAGTGGGCATTAAAACCGGCTGTCTGGTTTCAGAAGCCAAAAAGCTTTATACCAAAGTTATTTTAGTTGAAAACGAACCAGCCAAATATAGATCAACTACTGAAAAGATATTTAAAATCTTAAGCGACTATACTGAACGGATTGAACCTTATAGCATTGACGAAGCTTTTTTGGATTTAACAGGCTATATTAAAAATTGGCAGCAAGTAGAAAAAATCGCCACAGAAATTAAAAATAGGATTAAAAAAGAAGTAGGAGATTGGCTAACTTGCTCAATCGGAATTTCCTGGACGCGCTTTTTGGCCAAATTTGGTTCTGATATTTGCGAGAAAGATAATTACTTGCTGATTGATTCTATTAAAAAAATGGAGCTAATATTTTCCCAGGTTAAAATAACTGAAGCCTGGGGCATTAAACAAAGAATGGAAAGACGTTTAAACCAGCTGGGCATTTATACTTTGCTGGATTTAAAAAATTTCCCAGTTGCTAATATAATGCAGGCTCTGGGCAAACCAGGTTATTATCTCTGGGCCAATGCTAATGGAGTGGAAATTGAAGGAGTGAGAACAGAGGAGGAAATTTTACCAAAATCAATTGGCCATTCATACTGTATTCCCAAACAAACCAATGATTTAAAATATCTTAGCGCTGTTTTAATGAAACTCTGTGAAAAAACCGGCCGGCGTTTAAGAGAATCTGGCTTAGAAGCCCGGGGCATTTGCAGCGGCTATAGTTTAAAATACGGCGGTGGCTTTTTTAAAAGCCATAAAACAGCGGAAACCTTATTTACCACTGAAGAAATATTTCAGGCTGCTTACAGCCTTATTTTGCAAAATCCGCCCAAAACCAAGGTCTACATGCTGGCTGTGTCAGTTACCCGCCTCCAGTCGCTAACTGGCCAATTAAACTTATTCTACAAGGCAAAAGATAAAAATCTAAGCATAGCACTAGACCGAATAAATGATAAATTTGGCGAATATACGGTCTTTTGTGGCCGAATGTGGGGGTTGGGTGATCAAGCGCATGATAGAATAGGCTTTAGAAAATCAGTAGCTATGCAGGATAAACCAGAGCTTACCCATTATGAAACAGAATAG
- a CDS encoding O-antigen ligase family protein — MSIDTPEKILNINIIKLILAIFFIELLSLISFKSAFLSSIFLILISIAVLLFTLYKLEYGLYIALIELMIGSYGYLFYLQLPGFKAPIRLAIFLIVFLVWLLKYCFIPCFSRPKTCPLPPSLTLWRTRKWGINKIKKDRLIQNFILLIAFLGIGFINGLLHHNGLANTFFDFNGYLYFGLFFVFLEVFKNEKQVINFLKILIASITYVSLKVFVTLYFFSHGFLNTSDLLYHWIRDTRVGEITYAGANFFRIFFQSQIWSLIGIFIIFSLILLLLHRRSDSFTPSGPIASSVPRKQFVWSIIMIIILETSILISFSRTFWLSAIVGFIALFAYLIFKEKLRLKKLAQIMGIILSSLIINILLFFSIANFPIPKPSSELAFSLLKTRFTAFFGEAGVSSRWNQLPVLIEQIKKAPLLGTGFGTSLTYKSDDPRIKNDSNPEGWYTTYTFEWGYLDTVTEIGFIGLFVYLFLIGQILYLGIHSRLGLKQTVINSNINEINSRPSLIRIGFLIGLIVLMTVNMFSPYLNHPLGIGYLMLCAAIFRQKN; from the coding sequence ATGTCAATAGATACACCTGAAAAAATCTTAAATATAAATATTATAAAGCTAATTTTAGCCATTTTTTTCATTGAATTACTTTCCTTAATCAGCTTTAAATCAGCATTTCTATCTTCTATATTCTTAATTCTTATCTCAATCGCAGTTCTTTTATTTACCTTGTATAAGCTAGAATATGGTCTTTATATTGCTTTAATTGAACTAATGATAGGTTCTTATGGGTATTTGTTCTACTTGCAATTACCTGGCTTTAAAGCGCCGATTCGTCTAGCAATATTCTTAATTGTCTTTTTGGTCTGGTTATTAAAATATTGTTTTATACCCTGCTTTAGCAGGCCTAAAACTTGCCCACTTCCGCCGTCGCTTACGCTATGGCGGACAAGAAAGTGGGGTATAAATAAGATAAAAAAGGATCGCCTAATCCAAAACTTTATTTTATTAATTGCCTTCCTCGGGATTGGGTTTATCAATGGACTATTACACCATAATGGTCTGGCAAACACTTTTTTTGATTTTAACGGTTATCTGTATTTCGGTCTCTTTTTTGTTTTCCTGGAAGTTTTTAAAAATGAAAAGCAAGTTATTAATTTTCTAAAAATTTTAATCGCCTCAATAACTTATGTCTCCTTAAAAGTATTTGTAACCTTATACTTCTTTTCTCATGGATTTCTAAATACATCGGATCTGCTTTACCACTGGATTCGCGATACCAGGGTAGGGGAGATTACTTATGCCGGGGCTAATTTTTTTAGAATATTTTTCCAGTCGCAGATATGGAGCTTGATTGGAATTTTTATTATTTTTTCCCTAATTTTATTACTCCTCCACCGAAGAAGCGATTCGTTTACCCCTTCGGGGCCAATCGCTTCTTCGGTTCCGAGAAAACAATTTGTCTGGTCCATTATTATGATAATCATACTTGAAACCTCAATCTTAATCTCTTTTTCCCGCACCTTTTGGCTCAGTGCCATTGTCGGATTTATTGCTCTCTTTGCTTATTTGATTTTTAAAGAAAAATTACGGCTCAAAAAATTGGCACAAATTATGGGAATTATTCTTTCTTCCCTGATTATCAACATCTTGTTGTTTTTCTCTATCGCCAATTTCCCAATCCCCAAACCTTCCTCAGAATTAGCATTTTCTTTACTTAAAACACGCTTTACTGCCTTTTTTGGTGAAGCAGGAGTATCTAGCCGTTGGAACCAATTGCCGGTTTTAATTGAACAAATTAAAAAAGCGCCTCTTTTAGGCACTGGCTTTGGCACTAGTTTAACATACAAATCAGATGATCCGCGCATTAAAAATGATTCAAATCCCGAGGGCTGGTACACAACTTACACTTTTGAATGGGGGTATTTGGATACGGTAACGGAAATTGGGTTTATTGGTTTGTTTGTTTATTTGTTTTTAATAGGACAAATACTTTATTTGGGCATTCATTCAAGGCTCGGCCTTAAACAAACTGTCATAAATTCAAATATAAATGAAATTAATTCAAGGCCGAGCCTTATACGAATTGGCTTCCTGATTGGCTTAATTGTCTTGATGACTGTAAACATGTTCAGCCCGTATTTAAACCATCCCTTGGGAATAGGCTATTTAATGCTCTGTGCAGCCATATTTAGACAAAAAAATTAG